The Naumovozyma dairenensis CBS 421 chromosome 1, complete genome genome includes a region encoding these proteins:
- the NDAI0A01240 gene encoding uncharacterized protein (similar to Saccharomyces cerevisiae ACS2 (YLR153C); ancestral locus Anc_8.367), giving the protein MSIKQHKVVHEAQGVEVRQAPDHFYNSQPGASYINDMDHYRQLYDQSINDPEKFFGEKANEFLAWDKPFTKVKSGSLEHGDAAWFLNGELNASYNCVDRHAFVDPNKPAIIYEADDENENRTITFGELLRQVSQVAGVLKSWGVKKGDTVGVYLPMIPEAIVAMLAVARLGAIHSVIFAGFSAGSLKDRIVDAGCKVVITCDEGKRGGKTVHTKKIVDEGLNGVDSVSHILVFQRTGSEGISMKAGRDFWWHQEIEKQRRYLPAVPCNAEDPLFLLYTSGSTGTPKGVVHTTGGYLLGAALTTRYVFDIHPEDVLFTAGDVGWITGHTYALYGPLVLGTATIIFESTPAYPDYGRYWRIIERHRATHFYVAPTALRLIKRVGEAEIAKYDTSSLRVLGSVGEPISPDLWEWYHEKVGNKDCVVCDTMWQTESGSHLIAPLAGAVPTKPGSATVPFFGIEACIIDPVTGVELEGNDVEGVLAVKNTWPSMARSIWNNHSHYINTYLKPYPGYYFTGDGAGRDHDGYYWIRGRVDDVVNVSGHRLSTAEIEASLVNNEHVSEAAVVGIADELTGQAVVAFVSLKKSFVQENAEEGDFEHATPTELRRELILQVRTEIGPFAAPKNIVLIRDLPKTRSGKIMRRVLRKIASNEADQLGDLSTLANADIVPSIITAVENQFLAAKK; this is encoded by the coding sequence atGTCTATCAAACAACATAAAGTTGTCCATGAAGCTCAAGGCGTTGAAGTCCGTCAAGCTCCAGACCATTTCTACAATAGTCAACCAGGAGCCAGTTATATCAATGACATGGATCACTACCGTCAATTATATGATCAATCTATCAATGATCctgaaaaattctttgGTGAAAAAGCCAATGAATTTTTAGCATGGGATAAACCATTCACAAAGGTCAAATCTGGTTCATTGGAACATGGTGATGCTGCATGGTTCTTAAATGGTGAATTGAACGCTTCTTATAATTGTGTCGATAGACATGCGTTCGTGGATCCAAATAAACCTGCTATCATTTATGaagctgatgatgaaaatgaaaatagaACTATCACATTTGGTGAATTATTAAGACAAGTGTCTCAAGTAGCTGGTGTCTTGAAAAGTTGGGGTGTTAAGAAAGGTGATACAGTTGGTGTTTATTTACCAATGATTCCTGAAGCTATTGTTGCCATGTTGGCCGTCGCACGTCTTGGTGCTATTCATTCCGTCATATTTGCCGGTTTTTCTGCAGGTTCTTTGAAAGATCGTATCGTGGATGCCGGTTGTAAAGTAGTTATAACTTGTGATGAAGGTAAAAGAGGTGGTAAGACCGTTCATACTAAGAAGATTGTTGATGAAGGTTTGAATGGTGTAGATTCTGTTTCTCATATCTTGGTTTTCCAAAGAACTGGTTCTGAAGGAATCTCCATGAAGGCAGGCAGAGATTTTTGGTGGcatcaagaaattgaaaagcAAAGAAGATACTTGCCAGCTGTTCCATGCAATGCTGAAGATCCATTATTTCTATTATATACTTCTGGTTCCACTGGTACTCCAAAGGGTGTTGTTCATACCACTGGTGGTTATTTATTAGGTGCAGCATTAACTACAAGATATGTCTTTGATATTCATCCAGAAGATGTGTTATTCACCGCTGGTGATGTTGGTTGGATTACTGGTCATACTTATGCATTATATGGTCCATTAGTTCTAGGTACCGCAACTATCATATTTGAATCTACTCCTGCATATCCGGATTATGGGAGATATTGGAGAATCATTGAACGTCATAGAGCTACGCATTTCTATGTAGCACCAACTGCGTTAAGATTAATTAAACGTGTAGGTGAAGCGGAAATTGCCAAATATGATACATCTTCATTAAGAGTTCTTGGATCTGTTGGTGAACCTATTTCTCCAGATTTATGGGAATGGTACCATGAAAAAGTTGGTAATAAAGATTGTGTGGTTTGTGACACTATGTGGCAAACTGAATCTGGTTCTCATTTAATTGCACCATTAGCTGGTGCAGTTCCAACTAAACCTGGCTCTGCTACAGTTCCATTCTTTGGTATTGAAGCTTGTATAATTGATCCTGTCACTGGTGTTGAATTGGAAGGCAATGATGTGGAAGGTGTCTTAGCAGTTAAAAACACATGGCCATCCATGGCTAGATCTATTTGGAATAACCATAGTCATTATATCAACACATACTTGAAGCCATATCCAGGTTATTACTTCACAGGTGATGGTGCAGGTAGAGATCATGATGGTTATTATTGGATTAGAGGTAGAGTAGATGATGTTGTTAACGTTTCAGGTCATAGATTATCTACAGCAGAAATTGAAGCATCCTTAGTTAACAATGAACATGTTTCTGAAGCTGCAGTTGTTGGTATTGCTGATGAATTAACTGGTCAAGCGGTTGTTGCATTTGTTTCCTTAAAGAAATCATTTGTTCAAGAAAATGCAGAAGAGGGTGATTTTGAACATGCAACGCCAACTGAATTACGTCGTGAATTGATCTTACAAGTGAGAACAGAAATTGGACCATTTGCGGCTCCTAAGAATATTGTATTAATAAGAGATTTACCAAAGACAAGGTCTGGTAAGATTATGAGAAGAGTTTTGAGAAAAATTGCATCTAATGAAGCGGATCAATTAGGAGATTTATCTACTTTGGCTAATGCTGATATTGTTCCATCTATTATAACAGCTGTTGAAAACCAGTTTTTGGCAGCCAAAAAATGA